One Leishmania major strain Friedlin complete genome, chromosome 5 DNA segment encodes these proteins:
- a CDS encoding ATPase alpha subunit: protein MRRFVAQYVAPAMGRLASTAAAGKSAAPGQKSFFKATEMIGYVHSIDGTIATLIPAPGNPGVAYNTIIMIQVSPTTFAAGLVFNLEKDGRIGIILMDNITEVQSGQKVMATGKLLYIPVGAGVLGKVVNPLGHEVPVGLLTRSRALLESEQTLGKVDAGAPNIVSRSPVNYNLLTGFKAVDTMIPIGRGQRELIVGDRQTGKTSIAVSTIINQVRSNQQILSKNAVISIYVSIGQRCSNVARIHRLLRSYGALRYTTVMAATAAEPAGLQYLAPYSGVTMGEYFMNRGRHCLCVYDDLSKQAVAYRQISLLLRRPPGREAYPGDVFYLHSRLLERAAMLSPGKGGGSVTALPIVETLSNDVTAYIVTNVISITDGQIYLDTKLFTGGQRPAVNIGLSVSRVGSSAQNVAMKAVAGKLKGILAEYRKLAADSVGGSQVQTVPMIRGARFVALFNQKNPSFFMNALVSLYACLNGYLDDVKVNYAKLYEYLLVNKDLSVMYGTATNKFFYMYVQQLNYVIRFFTLNHPILNAEVEEMLKQHTHLFLQHYQSKMNAIKTEKEIKALKNLLYSCKRAV from the coding sequence ATGCGCCGCTTCGTGGCCCAGTACGTGGCGCCCGCCATGGGACGCCTTGCGtcgacggctgctgccggcaaGTCTGCCGCGCCGGGCCAGAAGTCGTTCTTCAAGGCGACGGAGATGATCGGCTACGTGCACTCGATCGACGGCACGATCGCGACGCTGATCCCCGCGCCGGGCAACCCCGGCGTTGCGTACAACACGATCATCATGATCCAGGTGAGCCCGACGACGTTCGCGGCGGGGCTTGTGTTCAACCTGGAGAAGGACGGCCGGATAGGCATCATCCTGATGGATAACATCACGGAGGTGCAGTCCGGCCAGAAGGTGATGGCGACGGGCAAGCTGCTGTACATCCCCGTGGGTGCGGGCGTGCTGGGCAAGGTGGTGAACCCGCTGGGCCACGAGGTGCCGGTGGGGCTGTTGACGCGgtcgcgcgcgctgctggagagcGAACAGACGCTGGGCAAGGTGGACGCCGGCGCGCCGAACATCGTGTCGCGCTCGCCAGTGAACTACAACCTGCTGACCGGCTTCAAGGCAGTGGACACGATGATCCCGATCGGGCGCGGCCAGCGCGAGCTGATCGTGGGTGACCGCCAGACCGGCAAGACGTCGATCGCGGTGTCGACGATCATCAACCAGGTGCGCAGCAACCAGCAGATCCTATCGAAGAACGCGGTCATCTCGATCTACGTGTCGAtcgggcagcgctgctccaACGTCGCGCGCATccaccgcctgctgcgctCGTACGGCGCGCTGCGCTACACGACGGTGATGGCTGCGACGGCCGCGGAGCCGGCGGGGCTGCAGTACCTCGCGCCGTACTCGGGCGTGACAATGGGCGAGTACTTCATGAACCGCGGCCGCCactgcctgtgtgtgtacgACGACCTGTCGAAGCAAGCCGTTGCGTACCGCCAgatctcgctgctgctgcgccgcccgccGGGCCGCGAGGCGTACCCTGGTGATGTGTTCTACCTGCACTCGCGCCTGCTGGAGCGCGCCGCGATGCTGTCGCCTGGCAAGGGCGGCGGCTccgtgacggcgctgccgatcGTGGAGACGCTGTCGAACGATGTGACGGCGTACATCGTCACGAACGTCATCTCCATCACGGACGGCCAGATCTACCTGGACACGAAGCTGTTCACCGGCGGCCAGCGCCCGGCCGTGAACATCGGCCTGTCCGTGTCGCGCGTCGGCTCGTCCGCGCAGAACGTGGCGATGAAGGCGGTGGCCGGCAAGCTGAAGGGCATCCTCGCGGAGTACCGCAAGCTGGCGGCGGACTCGGTGGGCGGGAGCCAGGTGCAGACGGTGCCGATGatccgcggcgcgcgcttcgTCGCGCTGTTCAACCAGAAGAACCCGTCCTTCTTCATGAACGCGCTCGTGTCGCTGTACGCGTGCCTGAACGGGTACCTGGACGACGTGAAGGTGAACTACGCGAAGCTCTACGAGTACCTGCTGGTGAACAAGGACCTGAGCGTGATGTACGGGACAGCGACGAACAAGTTCTTCTACATgtacgtgcagcagctgaacTACGTGATCCGCTTCTTCACGCTGAACCACCCGATCCTGaacgcggaggtggaggagatgctgaagcagcacacgcacctgTTCCTGCAGCACTACCAGTCGAAGATGAACGCGATcaagacggagaaggagatcAAGGCGCTCAAGAACCTGCTGTACTCATGCAAGCGCGCCGTCTAA
- a CDS encoding monocarboxylate transporter-like protein, translating to MQIYEACKKADRAVTHRPADHWIGYLVAVSGALMQMMSYGIDNSFSIFSNSMQNDPSLGYPSATTVSFGNSVSLGLSPVFGILAGFLVDRVPPRVMMFTSTVMLFAALWLSSSFAKSSAEVTASYSLLASISSALMLSPGAAATGSWFRRRLGLGQGINFCGGGVGSAVVPAVLGSLVDVYGWRHTFRLMSAFCAIGLVATILSCRRHPIEDDVDVDDHARGNNSPAREPSPDDCTAHRSPSHEERNEMMRMITSEAGENAAASPTTRMIDSMRTEAEKAANRNSGDTITKGGKPDAAASARAALASPDGSDDMSMLLGRHQQQPQQLAQYGRKVHGTEACTVADLIQDMHARRLTWGEMMRVFLSVRFLTHFFMFAIYGWSFYGLIYVAVPYVSSMGSAGTVYAGVTPISTSKASTVFTFWGVFQIVGSILVGGVASFTDDALAYTMCATVGGLATSLLVFCRSYAAFAVCLSVVGFCTAGIFAMMPALIAKDFHGPNLGFVMGCVFVAGCLGGFSAPPIQAQLQTRYNGNYSYGCVFISCCTTFPGVLCYLLLWPAKQTRVGRVFTRVVRQA from the coding sequence ATGCAGATCTATGAGGCATGCAAGAAGGCGGACCGGGCGGTCACCCACCGCCCGGCGGACCACTGGATCGGCTACCTCGTTGCCGTTTCCGGTGCTCTGATGCAGATGATGAGCTACGGCATCGATAACAGTTTTTCCATCTTCTCGAACAGTATGCAGAATGACCCGTCTCTGGGCTACCCGAGCGCGACAACCGTCAGCTTCGGTAACTCCGTCTCTCTCGGGTTGTCGCCAGTGTTTGGCATTCTCGCTGGCTTCCTTGTCGAtcgcgtgccgccgcgagtGATGATGTTCACCTCCACGGTGATGCTCTTCGCCGCACTGTGGCTGAGCTCGTCGTTTGCGAAGAGCTCGGCGGAGGTCACGGCGTCCTACTCGCTACtcgcctccatctcctccgcGTTGATGCTGTCgcctggcgcagcggcgaccgGCTCGTGGTTCCGGCGTCGCCTTGGCCTTGGACAGGGCATCAATttctgcggtggcggcgttggcagTGCCGTTGTCCCAGCGGTGCTCGGCAGCCTCGTGGACGTCTACGGCTGGCGCCACACCTTCCGCCTCATGTCTGCGTTCTGCGCCATTGGGCTGGTTGCCACAATCCtctcctgccgccgccacccgaTCGAGGACGACGTTGACGTGGATGACCACGCACGCGGCAACAACAGCCCCGCCCGCGAGCCTAGCCCTGATGATTGTACGGCGCACAGAAGCCCCAGCCACGAGGAGCGGAACGAAATGATGCGCATGATAACCTCCGAGGCAGGTGAGAACGCCGCGGCCTCACCGACAACGCGGATGATCGACTCCATGcgcacggaggcggagaaggcggcgaaCCGCAACAGCGGTGACACCATCACGAAGGGCGGCAAGCCggatgcagcagcgtcagcgcgcgccgccctgGCGTCGccagacggcagcgacgacatGAGCATGCTATTGGGTCgtcaccagcagcagccgcagcagctcgcgcagtATGGAAGGAAAGTGCACGGCACCGAAGCCTGCACGGTGGCGGATCTGATCCAGGATATGCACGCGCGGCGCCTGACTTGGGGAGAGATGATGCGCGTCTTCTTATCTGTTCGCTTCCTTACGCACTTCTTCATGTTCGCCATCTACGGGTGGTCCTTCTACGGACTCATCTACGTGGCCGTCCCCTACGTCTCCTCCATGGGCAGCGCTGGCACGGTGTACGCGGGCGTCACCCCCATCAGCACCTCCAAGGCGTCGACGGTGTTCACGTTTTGGGGTGTGTTTCAGATTGTGGGCTCCATCCTGGTAGGCGGCGTGGCCTCCTTCACCGACGACGCCCTCGCCTACACAATGTGCGCCACCGTCGGTGGTTTGgcgacgtcgctgctcgTCTTTTGCCGCAGCTACGCGGCCTTCGCCGTGTGCTTAAGTGTGGTCGGCTTCTGCACGGCCGGCATCTTCGCCATGATGCCGGCACTGATCGCCAAGGACTTCCACGGGCCTAACCTCGGCTTCGTCATGGGCTGTGTATTTGTGGCTGGCTGCCTTGGCGGCTTTTCAGCCCCGCCAATtcaggcgcagctgcagacacgCTACAACGGCAACTACTCGTACGGCTGTGTATTtatcagctgctgcacaacgtTTCCGGGAGTGCTGTGCTACCTGCTCCTGTGGCCGGCGAAGCAGACTCGCGTCGGACGCGTCTTCACGCGCGTGGTGAGGCAGGCATGA
- a CDS encoding putative GTPase, which translates to MGKPGKKAGKGLLAPTNPNRRTDPNKTSLRDQRTIKRLKMYKSKIKRDEKGNIIKGSVLKASDRIEQQMARIAPDRRWFGNTRTIGQEALQKFREEMGTKYKDPYSVIIKQSKLPLSLLEEPKNTDGSIRKEMEWDKTFGDKANRKRVRLNAVDMSTLATEANVKGDYYDCNKKEKDRDLMKGVHKDRDDKTRNGILMTKGQSNRIWCELYKVIDSSDVVLYVVDARDPMGTRSAFLEDFMRREKKYKHFVLVLNKCDLVPLWATARWLQILSKDYPTIAFHASVNHPFGKGNVISLLRQFARLHNVTHRGSKRTKTPISVGVIGYPNVGKSSLINTLRRKSVCKVAPIPGETKVWQYVALTRSIFLIDCPGVVYDRESNNDIQAVLKGVVRVERLGNADKTDVVDTVLKIVKQRDIVATYGVREWRDVVDFLEKLAKLRGKLVAGGEPDVEAAARMLLYDWQRGRLPWFNAPPFESNKHHRDAMEQPQEKHMKLIEHYSTFNVVDDTINRGDEKQDEGGDGDEETANNAADEDQLDSGSEAEKDEEAVKPLKPSKTDRLSATKADTQLATVATYMREQEEKQRKAQRQQKRKAARKGQEDVEAFSADADRESDDALWAQFLAAAKV; encoded by the coding sequence ATGGGCAAGCCAGGCAAAAAGGCCGGGAAGGGGCTTCTCGCCCCTACCAACCCAAACCGGCGCACCGACCCAAATAAGACTAGTCTTCGTGATCAGCGCACCATTAAGCGGCTGAAAATGTACAAGTCGAAAATCAAACGTGACGAAAAGGGCAACATCATCAAGGGAAGCGTGCTCAAAGCGTCCGATCGCATTGAGCAGCAGATGGCGCGCATTGCACCTGACCGCCGTTGGTTCGGCAACACCCGGACCATCGGCCAGGAGGCGCTTCAAAAGTTCCGCGAAGAAATGGGAACCAAGTATAAAGACCCGTACAGCGTCATTATCAAGCAGTCCAAGCTGCCGTTGAGCCTTCTTGAAGAGCCAAAGAACACTGACGGAAGCATCCGTAAGGAAATGGAGTGGGACAAAACGTTTGGTGATAAGGCGAACCGCAAGCGGGTGCGACTCAATGCTGTGGACATGTCAACCTTGGCGACAGAGGCCAACGTCAAGGGTGACTATTACGACTGTaacaagaaagagaaagacCGCGATTTGATGAAGGGGGTGCACAAGGATCGCGATGATAAAACCAGAAACGGGATTTTGATGACCAAGGGTCAATCAAACCGAATTTGGTGCGAGCTGTACAAGGTGATCGACAGCTCGGATGTAGTGCTGTACGTCGTCGACGCGCGCGATCCGATGGGTACGCGAAGTGCCTTTCTGGAGGATTTCATGCGACGTGAGAAAAAATATAAGCACTTCGTTCTGGTGTTGAACAAGTGTGATTTAGTGCCTCTGTGGGCCACGGCTCGCTGGCTTCAGATTCTCAGCAAGGACTATCCCACCATTGCTTTCCATGCCAGTGTGAATCACCCTTTTGGCAAAGGTAACGTCATTTCTTTACTCCGGCAGTTTGCGCGTCTGCACAACGTGACACACCGCGGCAGCAAGCGCACCAAGACGCCGATTTCTGTGGGCGTGATTGGTTACCCAAATGTAGGAAAGAGCTCGCTGATTAACACGCTACGTCGTAAATCCGTCTGCAAGGTGGCACCAATTCCTGGTGAGACGAAGGTATGGCAGTATGTTGCTCTGACACGCAGTATTTTCCTCATCGACTGCCCTGGCGTGGTGTACGACCGAGAGTCGAACAACGATATTCAGGCGGTGCTGAAGGGTGTCGTGCGTGTGGAGCGTCTCGGAAACGCGGACAAGACTGACGTCGTGGATACTGTGTTGAAGATTGTCAAGCAGCGCGATATTGTGGCCACTTACGGCGTCAGAGAATGGCGCGACGTTGTTGATTTTCTCGAGAAACTTGCAAAGCTGCGCGGAAAGCTGGTCGCTGGAGGTGAGCCGGACGTAGAAGCTGCCGCGCGCATGCTCTTGTACGACTGGCAGCGCGGGCGTCTGCCGTGGTTTAACGCGCCGCCATTCGAGTCCAATAAACACCACCGTGATGCGATGGAGCAGCCGCAGGAAAAGCACATGAAGCTGATCGAGCACTACAGCACCTTCAACGTGGTAGATGACACTATTAATCGTGGCGATGAGAAGCAAGATGAGGGAGGCGACGGGGACGAGGAAACCGCGAATAACGCGGCTGACGAGGACCAACTCGACAGCGGTAGTGAGGCGGAGAAAGATGAGGAAGCTGTCAAGCCTTTGAAACCGAGTAAGACTGACAGGCTGTCTGCGACAAAGGCGGACACTCAGCTGGCAACAGTGGCCACGTACATGCGcgagcaggaggagaagcagcgcaaggcccagcggcagcagaagcggaAGGCCGCGCGAAAGGGACaggaggacgtggaggcTTTTTCAGCGGACGCTGATCGCGAGAGCGACGACGCGCTCTGGGCGCAGTTCTTGGCTGCTGCCAAGGTGTAA